Proteins encoded within one genomic window of Sulfurovum sp. XGS-02:
- a CDS encoding adenosylmethionine--8-amino-7-oxononanoate transaminase, which yields MMQRDLEVIWHPCTQMKDHETLPLVPVKSGKGVYLYDFDGNAYIDAVSSWWVNIFGHANETINNRIKAQLDTLEHVLLAGFTHEPAIELAHKLVNMTPKGLEKVFYVDNGSSAVEAALKMSYHYHLNMGKRKALFLSLTNSYHGETIGALSVGDVELYKDTYAPLLIANMQVPVPKDQSVEAAQEALQALEEVLKERSDEIAAFIVEPLIQGAGGMHMYHPAYLSGARALTQQYGVHLIADEIMTGFGRTGKMFACDHAEISPDFMTLSKALTGGYLALSVVMTTNDVYQAFYCDYNEYKAFLHSHSYTGNPLACAAALATLEIFEQNDILGENEKKSRYIMEQLEKFSVLPNVKEIRQQGMVTAIELKGYETTERIGVKIYKYALTRGVLLRPLGHIIYFMPPYVISYEEIDKMIEVAYEGVKKVAR from the coding sequence ATGATGCAACGAGACCTGGAAGTGATATGGCATCCTTGTACACAAATGAAGGATCATGAAACCCTACCGCTTGTACCTGTCAAATCAGGCAAAGGTGTCTATCTTTATGATTTTGATGGGAATGCATACATCGATGCGGTCAGCTCCTGGTGGGTCAATATCTTTGGTCATGCCAATGAAACGATCAACAACAGGATCAAAGCCCAGCTTGATACTTTGGAACATGTACTTCTGGCAGGCTTCACACATGAACCTGCTATAGAGCTTGCACATAAACTTGTCAATATGACGCCTAAAGGCCTTGAAAAGGTCTTTTATGTGGACAACGGCTCTTCAGCGGTGGAAGCAGCATTAAAAATGAGTTACCATTATCATCTTAACATGGGAAAGCGTAAAGCACTTTTCCTCTCGTTAACAAATTCGTATCATGGAGAGACGATCGGTGCTTTGAGCGTAGGGGATGTCGAACTTTATAAAGATACCTATGCACCTCTACTCATTGCCAATATGCAAGTCCCTGTACCCAAAGACCAAAGTGTAGAAGCTGCCCAAGAGGCATTGCAGGCGTTGGAGGAAGTCCTAAAAGAAAGATCTGATGAGATAGCGGCCTTTATTGTTGAACCGCTTATTCAGGGTGCAGGAGGAATGCATATGTATCATCCTGCCTACCTTTCAGGTGCAAGAGCATTGACACAACAGTATGGCGTGCATCTTATCGCAGATGAGATCATGACAGGGTTTGGACGTACAGGAAAGATGTTCGCCTGTGACCATGCAGAGATCTCTCCTGATTTTATGACCCTCTCCAAGGCTTTGACAGGAGGGTATCTGGCACTTTCTGTGGTCATGACAACCAACGATGTTTATCAGGCTTTTTACTGTGACTATAATGAGTATAAAGCCTTTTTGCATTCGCACAGTTATACGGGGAATCCTTTGGCGTGTGCAGCAGCACTGGCAACTTTGGAGATATTTGAACAGAATGATATCCTCGGTGAGAACGAGAAGAAAAGCAGATACATCATGGAACAGTTGGAGAAGTTTTCTGTTTTACCTAATGTCAAAGAGATAAGACAGCAGGGTATGGTCACCGCTATAGAGTTAAAGGGATATGAAACCACTGAACGTATAGGAGTAAAGATCTATAAATATGCCTTAACGAGAGGGGTACTGCTCAGGCCGCTGGGGCATATCATCTATTTCATGCCTCCGTATGTCATCTCTTATGAAGAGATAGACAAAATGATAGAGGTCGCCTATGAAGGGGTAAAAAAGGTAGCTAGATAA
- a CDS encoding tetratricopeptide repeat protein, translated as MNQTQKRLSIINHAISITDVETIQLQILKLGLLKTDVKIQEIITAIQAENYAKAQGLINQYIETPTEDILQRTSQQAQAAMAAEEQSIIDEFDLFVISNRNEKPQEIDMNDFILDELPEATKEETETEIGGETKTVDHNAFDALLNIEADHVLNDDIALDLKQSSTDTFFEAQEETSHTDRDTFFDTEESEEGPVVEEPVTQETETFIDKEMPSKEELLKELKPAIKSEEGTSSQPYKAIPYIAQKLNSMKKQYPLKEKTYEKFDSVENLLRKISQEEYTEEEIEETLDYIKKLSEEGKETEAAQLLLVCAASESKFAQFMLARELFKGVLLTKDIPEAFAKMYSLALEDYPEALCDIAQFYEHGIETDQDKKKAEQFYKEAMEFGIKRAEKHYHRLKKENRRFFKR; from the coding sequence ATGAATCAGACACAAAAAAGATTAAGCATCATTAACCATGCCATTTCCATCACTGATGTAGAGACCATACAGCTTCAGATCTTAAAGTTGGGACTGCTTAAAACAGATGTGAAAATCCAGGAGATAATTACAGCAATTCAGGCAGAGAACTATGCAAAAGCACAAGGTCTCATTAACCAATATATTGAAACGCCTACAGAGGATATTCTTCAAAGAACCTCACAGCAAGCACAGGCTGCTATGGCAGCAGAAGAGCAATCTATCATAGACGAGTTCGATCTTTTTGTCATATCAAACAGAAATGAAAAACCTCAAGAGATCGATATGAATGATTTTATTCTTGATGAACTTCCAGAAGCAACAAAGGAAGAAACAGAGACTGAAATAGGGGGTGAGACAAAAACAGTGGACCATAATGCTTTTGATGCCCTGCTAAATATTGAAGCGGACCATGTACTGAATGACGACATTGCACTGGATCTTAAACAGAGTTCAACAGATACTTTCTTTGAAGCTCAAGAAGAGACAAGTCATACAGATAGAGATACTTTTTTTGATACCGAAGAGAGTGAAGAAGGACCGGTCGTAGAAGAGCCAGTGACCCAAGAGACTGAAACATTCATAGATAAAGAGATGCCTTCGAAAGAGGAACTCCTTAAAGAGCTCAAACCTGCGATAAAGTCTGAAGAAGGAACATCTTCACAGCCATACAAAGCGATTCCTTACATTGCACAGAAACTTAACAGTATGAAAAAACAATATCCGCTTAAAGAAAAAACCTACGAAAAGTTTGATTCTGTAGAAAATCTCTTAAGAAAGATCTCACAGGAAGAATATACTGAAGAGGAGATAGAAGAAACGCTCGACTATATCAAAAAGTTAAGTGAAGAAGGGAAAGAGACGGAAGCAGCACAACTATTACTTGTCTGTGCCGCTTCGGAATCAAAGTTTGCACAATTTATGTTGGCGAGAGAACTCTTTAAAGGTGTTTTACTCACCAAAGACATACCTGAAGCCTTTGCAAAAATGTATAGTTTAGCCCTTGAGGACTACCCCGAAGCACTTTGTGACATAGCACAATTTTATGAACACGGTATAGAGACGGACCAAGACAAAAAAAAGGCTGAACAATTCTATAAAGAAGCCATGGAATTCGGTATTAAACGCGCCGAAAAACATTATCACCGTTTAAAAAAAGAAAACCGTCGTTTCTTTAAAAGGTAA
- a CDS encoding class II aldolase and adducin N-terminal domain-containing protein, translating to MVDKHLIEDIKHVSLSLFNKNFFGVYHGSISARVSSSGFIINSKDTILDEFTEHSLVKLDCQKRDYRWSMANPDVNIHEHIYKTIPNAKYVCYTMPPYATAYSLKHGKVSPQDYFGQKVLGEIIVYDPKNIDDWMERAPYEIPKFFQKHDTHLLLIKGFGLISYDRDITEMAKKISILENSCRLLALSANL from the coding sequence ATGGTAGATAAGCATCTCATTGAAGACATTAAACATGTTTCACTCTCTCTGTTTAACAAAAACTTCTTTGGTGTCTATCATGGCTCCATCTCGGCAAGGGTAAGCAGCAGCGGATTTATCATCAACTCTAAAGATACAATCTTGGATGAATTTACTGAACATTCACTTGTCAAACTTGATTGTCAAAAGAGAGACTATCGCTGGAGTATGGCAAACCCTGATGTAAATATCCATGAACATATCTATAAAACCATCCCCAATGCAAAATATGTCTGTTATACTATGCCCCCTTATGCGACAGCATACTCACTCAAACATGGTAAAGTCTCTCCGCAAGACTACTTTGGTCAAAAAGTCCTGGGTGAGATCATCGTATATGACCCCAAAAATATAGATGACTGGATGGAACGTGCACCTTATGAGATCCCGAAGTTTTTCCAGAAACATGACACACATCTACTTCTTATCAAAGGATTTGGCCTTATCTCTTACGACAGGGACATCACAGAGATGGCAAAGAAGATTTCTATTTTGGAAAACTCTTGCAGATTGTTAGCTTTATCAGCAAATCTGTAA
- the rsmH gene encoding 16S rRNA (cytosine(1402)-N(4))-methyltransferase RsmH, whose translation METPHIPVLLDEVLESFEGVGEGYFVDCTLGYAGHSSEILAKYKNLKHIGIDRDDEALAFSKKRLEPYEERSTLYKGTFATVFPTLQESPIVAVLADFGVSSLQLDKEERGFSFTSETLDMRMDASSPLSAYEVVNTYPQEKLEYIFDMYGEIRSFKKLASAVVEARAQSPINSAKELSEIAKTVIPAGGKIHPATLMFQAIRIEVNNELGEIEGLLDALEQKHVKGEVVSLISFHSLEDRLVKNRFKKWAQNCICNPQAMRCTCGKNHALGKAFSSKPVTASKEELKVNPRSRSAKLRSFRFKKDSVDGK comes from the coding sequence ATGGAAACACCTCACATACCCGTACTTTTAGATGAAGTCTTGGAGAGTTTTGAAGGGGTGGGTGAAGGATATTTTGTTGACTGTACACTTGGCTATGCAGGGCATAGTTCTGAAATACTGGCCAAATATAAAAATTTGAAACATATAGGAATAGACAGAGATGATGAGGCTTTGGCTTTTTCTAAAAAACGTCTGGAACCTTATGAGGAACGCAGCACGCTCTACAAGGGTACATTTGCAACAGTCTTTCCTACATTGCAGGAGAGTCCGATTGTAGCGGTATTGGCAGATTTCGGTGTCTCCTCTTTACAACTGGATAAAGAAGAGAGAGGTTTTTCTTTTACTTCTGAAACACTCGATATGAGGATGGATGCATCCTCACCGCTCTCAGCGTATGAAGTGGTGAATACTTATCCGCAAGAGAAACTCGAATATATCTTTGATATGTATGGTGAGATACGATCCTTTAAAAAATTGGCATCTGCTGTGGTGGAAGCAAGGGCACAGTCACCTATCAACTCTGCTAAAGAATTAAGCGAGATCGCAAAAACCGTGATCCCCGCAGGAGGAAAGATACACCCTGCAACATTGATGTTTCAGGCTATCCGTATAGAGGTTAACAATGAACTGGGTGAAATAGAAGGATTACTGGATGCTTTGGAACAAAAGCATGTGAAGGGGGAAGTGGTTTCTCTCATCTCCTTTCATTCTTTAGAAGATCGTCTGGTAAAGAACCGTTTTAAAAAATGGGCACAAAATTGTATTTGTAATCCCCAGGCAATGCGCTGTACCTGCGGTAAAAACCATGCGTTAGGTAAAGCATTTTCTTCCAAGCCTGTAACAGCAAGCAAAGAGGAACTCAAAGTGAATCCCCGAAGCAGGTCTGCAAAACTGAGAAGTTTCAGGTTCAAAAAAGACAGTGTAGATGGCAAGTAG
- a CDS encoding efflux RND transporter permease subunit has product MIRSFIRFAVDKPIINHILMVFMLVLSVFAYQNIAKEIFPPSTLDQISVQGGYVGTSADVLDKMVVTSIEDELKSLPEIDTLYTSIQNGSFSINADIKPGSDTQLVLSDVKDIISKTRRDLPADMDEPIARIVVHEYPLLLVAVSGDVEKKALIDAADALKSKLALIHDLSSIEIRGDTDEEVIITLDQKKLDAYGLDKSGVYQAISTLSSIFPAGTLDGQGDHLYISTINGEKSAKALGETLLSVGGKTFRLNDVAEVYYGLGDPTQISHYNGKQNISLNINKSKEGNAIALSKEIRKILVAFNEKYEHVKFEAYTDTSIWIKNRLNLVSSNILFGLILVFMALFLSVNMRIAWVVGIGIPASFFITLIIMEMIGYSLNMLTLLGALIALGMLVDEAIVVAENIYRHMEMGKAPREAAIEGAIEMFPAVLTATLTTVFAFLPLLIMSGKMGMFMQVLPVMISVLLISSLFEAFYFLPLHSKEFFAMGTFKKEKDDGSFWKGWVKWYQRFLGKLLVHKKWSLSIILIFIILGTLGMAKITKFQLFPEFDAQQVYLNGKVNINNDLQDTEVYVTQIEEALLEILDEKEMDSVTSVIGFKFNKDQSFELGENLFQIFINLHEKAPENFFDKYINPVFSLEYDGSDMIRDRLSQEIAKEIQERIVPKFKAQKLHEEKLYEEFNVYVQQAGIVSNDIEIGFEHHDREKMLTAMKRVEKKLGSINGVEDIADNANEGERELKLRVNEYGQQLGFSEGYVTSVLKGAFLKAEYAKMFNKDGLVRVKIEDVYKEDASAIKNFQLTTPDGQKVVRLADICDFTYQKSFVKIFKEDGEKVRSLYARVEKKVITPVEVMQQLKPLLDEIQKEGVKIIIKGEEKENEKLKKELGQALMIAIFLIFITLVWMFNSLVLPLIILTTIPLSLFGALVGTKLMGINMTMPGMMGVIGLAGVVVNDGLIMLDFIKGSKKYDQIQQKAGMRLRPILLTSVTTVLGLSSLMFFASGQALILQPMAISLGFGIAWATVLNLYYVPLMYAVIYRVKC; this is encoded by the coding sequence ATGATACGTAGTTTTATTCGTTTCGCAGTAGACAAGCCTATTATCAACCATATTTTGATGGTTTTTATGTTGGTGCTCTCTGTTTTTGCTTATCAGAACATTGCCAAAGAGATATTTCCGCCTTCTACTCTTGATCAGATATCGGTCCAGGGCGGATATGTCGGTACAAGTGCTGATGTGTTGGATAAAATGGTTGTCACCAGTATAGAAGATGAACTTAAAAGTCTTCCCGAGATAGATACCCTTTACACCAGTATACAAAACGGCAGTTTCAGTATCAATGCAGATATTAAACCCGGAAGTGATACCCAGCTGGTCCTTTCGGATGTGAAAGATATTATCTCAAAAACAAGACGTGATCTTCCTGCCGATATGGATGAACCTATTGCCCGTATCGTGGTACATGAATATCCACTTCTACTTGTAGCAGTTTCGGGGGATGTAGAAAAAAAAGCACTGATCGACGCGGCAGATGCGCTTAAAAGCAAACTCGCACTGATCCATGACCTGAGCAGTATAGAGATACGCGGAGACACGGATGAAGAGGTGATCATTACCTTGGACCAAAAAAAGCTGGATGCATACGGTCTGGATAAATCCGGAGTCTATCAAGCCATTTCTACGCTGTCGAGTATTTTCCCTGCAGGAACACTTGACGGGCAGGGTGACCATCTTTATATCTCTACGATCAATGGTGAGAAAAGTGCAAAGGCGCTGGGAGAAACACTCTTGAGCGTAGGCGGAAAAACTTTTCGTCTTAACGATGTGGCCGAAGTCTATTATGGTTTGGGTGATCCTACACAGATATCGCACTATAATGGTAAACAGAATATCTCTTTAAACATCAATAAAAGTAAAGAGGGTAATGCGATTGCCTTGAGTAAAGAGATACGGAAAATACTTGTAGCATTCAATGAAAAATATGAGCATGTTAAATTTGAAGCCTATACGGATACTTCTATCTGGATCAAAAACCGTTTGAATCTTGTCTCTTCAAATATTTTGTTCGGACTGATCCTGGTCTTTATGGCACTCTTTTTATCTGTCAATATGCGTATTGCTTGGGTGGTGGGCATCGGGATACCGGCGAGTTTTTTCATTACATTGATCATCATGGAGATGATAGGCTACAGTTTGAATATGCTGACGCTGCTTGGAGCACTGATCGCCCTTGGTATGCTGGTCGATGAAGCTATTGTTGTGGCGGAGAATATCTATAGACATATGGAGATGGGAAAGGCACCAAGAGAAGCTGCAATAGAGGGTGCTATCGAAATGTTTCCTGCAGTGCTTACGGCAACATTGACCACAGTCTTTGCCTTTTTGCCACTGTTGATCATGAGCGGTAAAATGGGAATGTTCATGCAGGTGCTTCCTGTGATGATATCAGTACTGCTCATCTCCTCTTTGTTCGAGGCATTTTATTTCTTGCCTTTACACTCCAAAGAGTTCTTTGCTATGGGTACCTTTAAAAAAGAGAAAGATGACGGTAGTTTCTGGAAAGGCTGGGTGAAGTGGTACCAAAGGTTCCTGGGGAAACTGCTAGTACATAAGAAGTGGTCTCTTTCGATCATACTGATCTTTATTATTTTGGGAACGTTGGGTATGGCAAAGATCACCAAGTTTCAGCTTTTTCCTGAGTTCGATGCACAGCAGGTCTATCTGAATGGAAAAGTGAACATCAACAACGATCTGCAAGATACGGAAGTCTATGTCACACAGATAGAAGAAGCACTCTTAGAGATACTGGATGAAAAAGAGATGGATTCGGTCACTTCGGTGATAGGATTTAAGTTTAACAAAGATCAAAGTTTTGAGTTGGGTGAGAACCTTTTCCAGATCTTTATCAACCTGCATGAAAAAGCACCTGAAAACTTTTTTGACAAGTACATTAATCCGGTATTCTCTTTGGAGTATGATGGCAGTGATATGATAAGAGATAGACTCTCTCAAGAGATCGCCAAAGAGATACAAGAACGTATAGTTCCCAAATTCAAAGCCCAGAAACTTCATGAGGAAAAACTCTATGAAGAGTTTAATGTCTATGTGCAGCAGGCAGGTATCGTGAGTAATGATATAGAGATCGGTTTTGAGCATCACGATAGAGAGAAGATGTTAACAGCCATGAAAAGGGTAGAAAAGAAGCTTGGGAGTATCAACGGAGTCGAAGACATTGCAGACAATGCCAATGAGGGAGAGCGTGAACTCAAACTGCGTGTCAATGAATATGGGCAGCAGTTAGGTTTTAGTGAAGGGTACGTGACCTCTGTATTGAAGGGTGCATTTTTGAAGGCGGAGTATGCAAAGATGTTCAACAAAGATGGCTTGGTCAGAGTGAAGATAGAGGATGTGTATAAAGAGGATGCATCAGCGATAAAAAACTTTCAACTGACAACCCCTGATGGGCAGAAAGTGGTACGACTTGCAGATATCTGCGATTTTACCTATCAAAAAAGCTTTGTCAAAATATTTAAAGAGGATGGTGAAAAAGTACGTTCACTCTATGCGAGGGTAGAAAAGAAGGTCATTACCCCTGTTGAGGTGATGCAGCAGTTAAAACCGCTTTTGGATGAGATACAAAAAGAGGGAGTCAAGATCATTATAAAAGGGGAAGAAAAAGAGAATGAAAAGCTGAAAAAAGAGCTTGGACAGGCGTTGATGATCGCTATATTCCTGATCTTTATCACTTTGGTCTGGATGTTTAACTCTTTGGTTCTACCCTTGATCATACTGACAACGATTCCATTGTCCCTTTTTGGTGCTCTGGTCGGAACAAAACTCATGGGTATCAATATGACGATGCCTGGTATGATGGGAGTCATAGGACTTGCAGGCGTCGTGGTCAATGATGGCCTCATAATGCTTGACTTCATCAAAGGAAGTAAAAAATATGACCAGATACAACAAAAAGCGGGGATGAGACTTCGCCCTATCTTACTTACCTCTGTGACCACGGTACTGGGTCTGTCCTCTTTGATGTTCTTTGCTTCGGGACAGGCACTGATACTTCAGCCTATGGCTATCTCACTAGGTTTTGGTATCGCGTGGGCAACGGTGTTAAATCTTTACTATGTGCCTTTGATGTATGCAGTGATATATAGAGTGAAGTGTTAA
- a CDS encoding acyl-homoserine-lactone synthase produces the protein MLDKVFHLLTLEYSLVFATTQEHFQAVKEIRNDVIVNHYPDVEESKKYIFSQDDKQSFIYLLQHNETQKYVGSVRIFFANHRTPSQKIPMEKDLHIKDIEKLTQTLPICEISRFALLHDQIEHKDFSQLQLRTYLSLALMCATRINVLLYKYTKMFAIMERSLHRILKRQSVFFEPIGDAIDFHGMRFPYVIRKEDFFIAGEKTEGTMGLLTKYYLKELCQNPQSFWQFIDNNPYLERSDIQLDRICQLFKEYGDDMSMEHLLGMDELSLKA, from the coding sequence ATGCTTGATAAAGTTTTTCATCTACTAACATTAGAATACTCCCTTGTGTTTGCCACTACCCAAGAACATTTTCAAGCTGTAAAAGAGATTAGAAATGATGTGATTGTTAACCACTATCCTGATGTTGAAGAGAGTAAAAAATATATCTTTAGCCAAGATGATAAGCAATCCTTTATCTATCTTTTACAACATAATGAAACACAAAAGTATGTTGGGTCTGTAAGAATCTTTTTTGCCAATCATCGAACACCTTCACAGAAAATACCTATGGAGAAAGATTTACATATCAAAGATATTGAAAAGTTGACACAAACCCTACCTATTTGTGAGATTTCACGCTTTGCTTTACTACATGATCAGATCGAACACAAAGATTTTTCTCAGTTACAATTAAGAACCTATCTTTCCTTAGCGCTGATGTGTGCAACTAGAATCAATGTTCTTCTCTACAAGTATACTAAAATGTTTGCCATTATGGAACGTTCTCTTCACCGTATTCTAAAAAGGCAAAGTGTTTTCTTTGAGCCTATAGGTGATGCCATAGATTTCCATGGGATGAGATTCCCATACGTTATCAGAAAAGAAGATTTCTTCATCGCAGGTGAAAAAACAGAGGGAACCATGGGACTACTCACAAAGTACTACCTCAAAGAACTGTGTCAAAATCCACAATCCTTTTGGCAATTCATAGACAATAACCCTTATCTCGAACGTTCAGACATTCAACTTGACAGAATTTGTCAACTTTTCAAAGAGTATGGAGATGACATGAGTATGGAACATTTACTAGGAATGGATGAGCTAAGTCTAAAAGCTTAA
- a CDS encoding bifunctional diguanylate cyclase/phosphodiesterase, with protein MKRQYFDKFIFFLMVLLITFALFLQITTVQSTEKLKKEEIQKAEQYAAKIAQLIQRRTANDLETVLTDNLELRDHLNESLQAFLTKQYQYIFVLKKDLKGNYRFLLDGSEEEPEEYKTIFFPKSKLFDRVYETQKMQIIEQHEGVEQVWLSLVYPIVRENKTDALLVLDLSESYGQHLNDFNFPLMAVVWMMQIFLLLSMLLLVFLAYRYYKIRKELIIDNLTSVYKKQYLQEFFDKNRLDDYNVMLLDIDEFKKVNQKFGYEFGDMILQEFTQTLKSIMSPNAIIVRTGGAEFLVVSSKSENTAEAEAQKIFDRLKEKKYLIGNEIQYLTVSMSAMSIPEESTSLQNIERLLDEKLLEVKSKGKNALAIFSKEELSGVNYNNIDYIKEALEEERLICLYQPIYETETKKITKYEALVRLIDKEDPEKLIVPFHFMKLLKGTSQYIKMSKLVLREVFKTLKRYEDIEISVNVDLDDLDNADMMKLITHNLYEHRMLANRLTFEILEDHEVKDHGKVMFYLQQLKAFGSKVALDDFGSGYASYSYLIKLNIDILKIDGSIIKELKHRSDHAKTVIKSIRELAESFHYDLVAEFVSDEEIYNIIKELGIQYVQGYYLGEPKPIEWYIDKNY; from the coding sequence ATGAAAAGACAATATTTTGATAAATTTATTTTTTTCTTGATGGTCTTACTCATCACGTTTGCTCTGTTTTTACAGATTACAACCGTGCAAAGTACTGAGAAACTTAAAAAAGAAGAGATACAAAAAGCAGAACAATATGCAGCTAAAATTGCCCAACTTATACAACGTCGAACAGCAAATGATCTAGAGACGGTACTTACAGACAATCTTGAACTTAGAGATCATCTTAATGAATCCCTCCAAGCCTTTTTAACCAAACAATATCAATATATTTTTGTACTTAAAAAAGATCTAAAGGGGAATTATCGTTTTTTACTGGATGGCTCAGAAGAAGAACCTGAAGAGTATAAAACGATTTTTTTTCCTAAAAGCAAACTTTTTGACCGTGTCTATGAGACACAAAAAATGCAAATTATTGAGCAGCATGAAGGTGTTGAACAGGTATGGTTGTCGTTGGTTTACCCTATTGTGAGAGAGAACAAAACAGATGCACTTTTGGTTTTAGACCTTTCAGAGTCTTATGGCCAACATCTTAATGATTTCAATTTTCCATTGATGGCTGTTGTATGGATGATGCAGATTTTCTTACTTCTTAGTATGTTGTTGCTAGTTTTTCTTGCATATAGGTATTATAAAATCCGTAAAGAGCTCATTATAGATAATTTGACCTCTGTATATAAAAAGCAATACCTACAAGAGTTTTTTGATAAAAATAGATTGGATGACTACAATGTTATGTTACTAGATATCGATGAATTTAAAAAGGTCAATCAAAAATTTGGTTATGAATTTGGGGATATGATTCTGCAAGAGTTTACGCAAACACTTAAATCTATCATGTCCCCCAATGCCATTATTGTACGTACAGGAGGAGCAGAGTTTCTGGTTGTCTCATCTAAATCTGAGAATACAGCAGAAGCAGAAGCACAAAAAATATTTGATAGATTAAAAGAAAAAAAATATCTTATCGGTAATGAAATACAGTATTTAACTGTTTCAATGAGTGCCATGAGTATTCCGGAAGAAAGTACGTCTCTACAAAACATTGAAAGATTGTTGGACGAAAAGCTTTTAGAAGTAAAAAGTAAAGGTAAAAATGCTTTAGCAATTTTCTCCAAAGAAGAACTTAGTGGTGTGAATTATAATAATATTGATTATATAAAAGAGGCTTTAGAGGAAGAACGATTAATATGTCTTTATCAGCCAATTTATGAGACTGAGACAAAAAAAATTACGAAATATGAAGCTTTAGTGAGACTTATTGACAAAGAGGACCCAGAAAAGCTTATTGTGCCTTTCCATTTTATGAAATTACTCAAAGGGACAAGTCAATATATAAAAATGAGTAAATTGGTTTTACGAGAAGTATTTAAAACCCTAAAGAGATATGAAGATATTGAAATCAGTGTGAATGTAGATCTAGATGATTTAGACAATGCTGATATGATGAAACTTATTACACACAATTTATATGAACATAGAATGCTGGCAAATAGATTGACTTTTGAAATCTTGGAAGATCATGAGGTGAAAGATCATGGGAAAGTTATGTTTTATCTGCAACAGTTAAAGGCATTTGGTTCGAAAGTAGCACTTGATGACTTCGGAAGTGGATATGCAAGTTATAGTTATTTGATAAAGCTGAATATAGATATTTTAAAAATTGATGGAAGTATTATTAAAGAATTAAAACATAGATCTGATCATGCTAAAACTGTCATTAAATCTATTCGAGAATTGGCTGAATCTTTTCACTATGATTTGGTTGCTGAATTTGTCTCAGATGAAGAGATCTATAACATCATCAAAGAACTAGGTATTCAATATGTTCAAGGATATTATTTGGGAGAACCGAAACCTATTGAATGGTATATAGATAAAAACTACTAA
- a CDS encoding polyprenyl synthetase family protein: protein MLSAVERKIEQFIADLNDKEVSRLYAQLPHGKRLRAKLILKIAGNNISVVKTAAIVEMIHAASLLHDDVIDDAYTRRSKPSLNALYGNKTAIMLGDVLYSKGFLELNNISTDVAKMISNAVVQLSLGELKDVSLSKTFNLDKEVYIEMIYQKTASLMEASAGAAALLAGKSKEAYMTYGRNLGIAFQMIDDLLDITSDSATLGKPALHDFEEGKTTLPYIYLYERLESGEKEKLRSLHAKKLSAEEQLWIKAKMQEHKVIQKSYQEAKVLIEEAIKLMNEKGEDALSNIAMQMIERDF from the coding sequence GTGCTAAGTGCTGTTGAGAGAAAAATAGAACAATTTATAGCTGACCTGAACGATAAAGAGGTAAGTAGACTTTATGCTCAATTACCTCATGGAAAAAGACTGCGTGCAAAGCTCATTTTGAAAATAGCAGGAAATAACATTTCTGTTGTGAAAACTGCTGCTATCGTTGAGATGATACATGCTGCCAGTTTGTTACATGATGATGTGATAGACGATGCCTATACCAGACGTTCTAAACCTTCTCTCAATGCACTTTATGGCAATAAAACAGCCATCATGCTGGGTGATGTCCTTTACTCAAAAGGTTTTTTAGAGTTAAATAATATTAGTACGGATGTGGCCAAGATGATCTCCAATGCCGTTGTCCAACTCAGTCTTGGAGAGCTCAAAGATGTTTCACTTTCCAAAACATTTAATTTGGACAAAGAGGTCTATATTGAAATGATCTACCAAAAAACGGCTTCTCTTATGGAAGCCAGTGCTGGAGCTGCCGCTTTATTGGCCGGTAAGTCTAAAGAAGCCTATATGACCTACGGTAGAAACCTGGGTATAGCCTTTCAAATGATCGATGACCTGCTTGATATTACATCTGACAGTGCTACATTGGGTAAACCTGCTTTGCATGATTTTGAAGAGGGTAAGACCACACTGCCTTATATCTATCTGTATGAACGGTTGGAGAGTGGGGAGAAAGAGAAGTTAAGATCACTGCATGCAAAAAAGCTCTCTGCTGAAGAACAACTTTGGATCAAAGCGAAAATGCAGGAACACAAAGTGATACAAAAAAGTTATCAGGAAGCCAAGGTCCTGATAGAAGAGGCGATAAAACTGATGAATGAAAAAGGTGAAGATGCACTCTCAAATATCGCTATGCAGATGATAGAAAGGGATTTTTAA